One window from the genome of Paenibacillus azoreducens encodes:
- the aroC gene encoding chorismate synthase — MSIRYLTAGETHGPQLTAIIEGLPSNLAIDFEALNFQLQRRQKGHGRGRRMQIEKDTAKIVGGVRHGYTTGAPVAIVVENKDWASWDQIMNVEPIEGNDEAKRRVHRPRPGHADLNGGLKYNLKDLRNVLERSSARETAVRVAVGSIARQFLESFGVKIAGQVIRIGEIEAPANQLSADELIERTEASSVRVVDPETEAKMEAYIDQIKKDGDSVGGVVECIVEGLPVGLGSYVQYDRKLDGRIAQAVMSINAFKGVEIGIGFEAGVLRGSQVHDEIMYEDGRGFYRASNRLGGFEGGMTNGMPVVVRGVMKPIPTLYKPLKSVDIDSKEPFTAQVERSDACAVPAASVVMEHVVAWEIAKAFLEKFGGDSMEEIRANYENYMAQLEKY; from the coding sequence ATGAGTATTCGTTACTTGACAGCGGGGGAAACGCACGGTCCCCAGCTTACTGCTATTATTGAAGGATTACCCAGCAATCTAGCCATTGATTTCGAGGCTTTGAATTTCCAGCTTCAGCGGCGCCAAAAAGGCCATGGACGCGGACGCCGGATGCAAATTGAGAAGGATACGGCGAAAATCGTCGGCGGCGTACGCCATGGTTACACAACCGGCGCGCCTGTCGCCATCGTTGTAGAGAATAAGGATTGGGCCAGTTGGGATCAGATCATGAACGTCGAACCGATTGAAGGCAATGACGAGGCTAAGCGCCGCGTACATCGTCCGCGCCCGGGACATGCGGATCTGAACGGCGGGTTGAAGTATAACTTAAAGGATCTGCGGAACGTATTGGAGCGTTCCAGCGCAAGGGAAACGGCCGTGCGTGTTGCGGTGGGATCCATCGCCCGCCAGTTTCTCGAATCGTTTGGCGTGAAGATCGCCGGACAAGTGATCCGGATCGGCGAAATTGAGGCGCCTGCCAATCAGCTGTCGGCGGATGAGTTGATTGAGCGGACGGAGGCTTCTTCCGTACGTGTGGTTGACCCCGAGACGGAAGCCAAAATGGAAGCTTATATCGACCAGATCAAAAAAGATGGCGACTCCGTCGGCGGTGTCGTGGAATGTATCGTAGAAGGCCTTCCGGTTGGACTCGGAAGTTATGTGCAATATGACCGCAAGCTCGACGGTCGGATCGCGCAGGCGGTGATGTCGATCAATGCGTTTAAAGGCGTTGAGATCGGGATCGGATTTGAAGCAGGCGTTCTCCGCGGATCCCAGGTGCATGACGAGATCATGTACGAGGATGGACGGGGATTTTATCGCGCCAGCAACCGTCTCGGCGGCTTTGAGGGCGGCATGACGAACGGAATGCCGGTTGTGGTGCGCGGGGTGATGAAACCGATCCCGACACTTTACAAACCATTAAAAAGCGTGGATATCGATTCGAAGGAACCTTTTACCGCACAGGTTGAACGTTCGGATGCTTGCGCCGTGCCTGCGGCAAGCGTGGTGATGGAGCATGTTGTGGCTTGGGAGATCGCCAAAGCTTTCCTTGAAAAATTCGGCGGCGATTCCATGGAAGAAATTCGGGCCAACTATGAAAACTACATGGCCCAATTGGAGAAATACTGA
- the aroB gene encoding 3-dehydroquinate synthase yields MRTVHVELGERSYPIYIDSGLLPKAAAYLIKHGMSMKSPHLIVTDDKVAPYHLETLRTSLEQAGFKTVVSIVKSGEGSKSLQVFEEVMTSAIQGGLDRSSSVIALGGGVVGDLAGFVAATYMRGIAFIQMPTTILAHDSSVGGKVAVNHPLAKNMIGAFHQPELVLYDLDTLKTLPPREVSAGLAEMVKHGLIKDQAFAYWCKEHAAELLALDQDALGYGLQRGVSIKAEVVSQDEREGGLRAILNLGHTIGHAIEAVAGYGEFLHGEAISIGMAGSALLAEALSRGEGLHAETTAMLKALNLPVVLPDHLKEDDLMAAMKHDKKFKEGTMIFVVPDSIGSVSIVKDIPEQLVRDILKQLRKGGEAHV; encoded by the coding sequence ATGAGAACCGTTCATGTGGAACTGGGGGAACGTTCGTATCCCATTTATATCGATTCGGGTTTGCTGCCAAAAGCTGCCGCGTATCTGATCAAGCATGGCATGTCGATGAAAAGCCCACATCTGATCGTCACCGACGATAAAGTTGCTCCCTATCATCTGGAAACTTTAAGGACATCGCTGGAGCAAGCGGGCTTCAAAACCGTTGTGTCCATCGTGAAGTCGGGCGAAGGCTCCAAGTCGCTGCAAGTGTTTGAAGAGGTCATGACCTCCGCGATCCAAGGCGGTCTTGACCGCAGCTCCTCAGTCATCGCCCTTGGCGGCGGCGTGGTGGGCGATCTCGCGGGCTTTGTCGCCGCTACATACATGCGAGGTATCGCATTCATCCAAATGCCGACAACGATTCTGGCTCATGACAGCAGCGTCGGGGGAAAAGTAGCGGTTAATCATCCGCTCGCCAAAAACATGATCGGCGCTTTCCATCAGCCTGAGTTGGTGCTGTACGATCTGGACACGCTGAAGACTTTGCCGCCGCGCGAGGTTTCTGCCGGTTTGGCTGAAATGGTCAAACACGGCTTGATAAAAGATCAGGCTTTTGCTTACTGGTGCAAAGAACATGCGGCTGAGCTGCTTGCGCTTGATCAGGATGCGCTGGGTTATGGACTTCAGCGCGGCGTTTCCATCAAAGCGGAAGTTGTGTCCCAGGACGAACGGGAGGGCGGCTTGCGCGCAATCCTTAATTTAGGGCACACGATCGGCCATGCCATTGAGGCCGTTGCGGGATACGGTGAATTTCTGCATGGCGAGGCCATTTCCATCGGAATGGCCGGGTCGGCGCTTCTGGCGGAAGCGCTCAGCCGGGGCGAAGGCTTGCATGCCGAAACGACGGCGATGTTAAAGGCTTTGAATTTACCGGTTGTCCTGCCGGACCATCTGAAAGAGGATGATCTGATGGCGGCCATGAAACACGACAAGAAATTCAAGGAAGGCACGATGATTTTCGTCGTGCCGGATTCCATCGGCTCCGTCAGCATTGTTAAGGATATTCCCGAGCAGTTGGTAAGAGATATCCTGAAGCAGCTTAGAAAAGGAGGGGAAGCACATGTTTAA
- the aroH gene encoding chorismate mutase, with protein MFNRGIRGATTVEHNDEQEILNASVELMREIAIRNDLNPENIGSIWITMTQDLDAAFPAKAIRQLEGWDLVPLMCAVEVPVKGSLPRCIRLMVQVNTEKSQSEIKHVYLNDAKKLRPDLAAPKV; from the coding sequence ATGTTTAACAGGGGGATACGGGGAGCGACGACCGTTGAACACAACGATGAACAGGAAATTTTGAATGCGTCTGTTGAATTAATGCGAGAAATCGCTATTCGCAATGATTTGAATCCCGAAAATATCGGCTCGATATGGATTACGATGACCCAAGATCTCGATGCCGCATTTCCGGCCAAAGCGATCCGGCAGCTGGAAGGATGGGATCTGGTACCATTGATGTGCGCTGTGGAAGTTCCCGTCAAAGGGAGTTTGCCGCGCTGCATCCGGCTTATGGTACAGGTCAACACCGAAAAGAGCCAGAGCGAAATCAAACATGTTTATTTGAACGATGCGAAAAAACTGCGCCCGGACCTTGCGGCACCCAAAGTTTGA